In Streptomyces sp. SN-593, a single genomic region encodes these proteins:
- a CDS encoding urease subunit alpha: protein MPELSRAVYADLYGPTTGDRIRLADTDLLIEVERDLSGGPGTEGRPGTAGDEAVFGGGKVIRESMGQGRATRAEGAPDTVITGAVVLDHWGVVKADVGIRDGRITALGKAGNPETMDGVHPDLVIGPDTEIIAGNGAILTAGTIDAHVHFISPTLVHQALASGVTTLVGGGTGPAEGTKATTITPGGWHLARMFAALEAYPVNIGLLGKGNTVDEPAMHRQLRDGAVGFKIHEDWGATPAAIDACLRVCERSGAQLAIHTDTLNEAGFVEDTLAAIAGRGVHAYHTEGAGGGHAPDIITVVSQPHVLPSSTNPTRPHTVNTVEEHLDMLMVCHHLNPAVPEDLAFAESRIRPSTIAAEDVLHDLGAISIISSDSQAMGRIGEIAMRTWQTAHVMKRRRGALPGDGPADNHRARRYVAKYTINPAVAQGMDDEIGSVEPGKLADLVLWQPAFFGVKPHLVIKGGQIAYAQMGDANASIPTPQPVLPRPMFGAVGAAPAANSLNFVTQGAIDDGLPERLGLAKPFTATRGTRAVTKADMRENDALPRVEVDADTFTVRIDGEPVEPAPATELPMAQRYFLF from the coding sequence GTGCCTGAACTGTCCCGGGCCGTATACGCCGACCTCTACGGGCCCACCACCGGCGACCGTATCCGGCTGGCCGACACCGACCTGCTCATCGAGGTCGAGCGCGACCTCTCCGGCGGGCCCGGCACCGAGGGCCGCCCGGGCACCGCCGGCGACGAGGCGGTGTTCGGCGGCGGCAAGGTCATCCGCGAGTCCATGGGCCAGGGCCGTGCCACCCGCGCCGAGGGCGCCCCCGACACCGTGATCACCGGCGCCGTCGTGCTGGACCACTGGGGTGTGGTCAAGGCCGACGTGGGCATCCGCGACGGCCGGATCACCGCGCTGGGCAAGGCCGGCAACCCCGAGACGATGGACGGCGTCCACCCCGACCTCGTCATCGGCCCCGACACCGAGATCATCGCCGGCAACGGCGCGATCCTCACCGCCGGCACCATCGACGCCCACGTCCACTTCATCTCGCCGACCCTGGTCCACCAGGCGCTCGCCTCCGGCGTCACCACCCTCGTCGGCGGCGGGACCGGCCCGGCCGAGGGCACCAAGGCGACCACGATCACCCCCGGCGGCTGGCACCTGGCGCGGATGTTCGCCGCGCTGGAGGCGTATCCGGTGAACATCGGGCTGCTCGGCAAGGGCAACACCGTGGACGAGCCCGCCATGCACCGGCAACTGCGGGACGGCGCGGTCGGGTTCAAGATCCACGAGGACTGGGGCGCCACCCCGGCGGCGATCGACGCGTGCCTACGGGTGTGCGAGCGCAGTGGGGCCCAACTCGCCATCCACACCGACACGTTGAACGAGGCCGGCTTCGTCGAGGACACGCTCGCCGCGATCGCCGGACGCGGGGTGCACGCCTACCACACGGAGGGCGCGGGCGGCGGCCACGCCCCCGACATCATCACGGTGGTCTCGCAGCCGCACGTGCTGCCGTCCTCCACCAACCCGACCCGCCCGCACACCGTCAACACCGTCGAGGAGCACCTCGACATGCTGATGGTCTGCCACCACCTCAACCCGGCCGTCCCGGAGGACCTCGCCTTCGCCGAGTCCCGCATCCGGCCCTCCACCATCGCCGCCGAGGACGTGCTCCACGACCTCGGCGCCATCAGCATCATCAGCTCCGACTCCCAGGCGATGGGCCGCATCGGCGAGATCGCGATGCGCACCTGGCAGACCGCCCACGTGATGAAGCGCCGCCGCGGCGCGCTGCCCGGCGACGGGCCCGCCGACAACCACCGGGCGCGCCGCTACGTCGCCAAGTACACGATCAACCCGGCCGTCGCCCAGGGCATGGACGACGAGATCGGCTCCGTGGAGCCCGGGAAGCTCGCCGACCTGGTGCTGTGGCAGCCCGCCTTCTTCGGGGTCAAGCCCCACCTGGTCATCAAGGGCGGACAGATCGCGTACGCGCAGATGGGCGACGCCAACGCGTCCATCCCGACACCCCAACCGGTCCTGCCCCGGCCGATGTTCGGCGCGGTCGGTGCCGCGCCGGCCGCGAACTCGCTCAACTTCGTCACCCAGGGGGCGATCGACGACGGGCTGCCCGAACGGCTGGGCCTGGCCAAGCCGTTCACCGCCACCCGCGGCACGCGCGCGGTCACCAAGGCGGACATGCGGGAGAACGACGCGCTGCCGCGGGTCGAGGTCGACGCCGACACGTTCACGGTGCGCATCGACGGAGAGCCGGTGGAGCCCGCGCCGGCCACCGAACTGCCCATGGCCCAGCGGTACTTCCTCTTCTGA
- a CDS encoding TIGR02452 family protein has product MSARLRSIARENERIVAEGGYTGPDGRRVDLAGPVARAADGTAVYGPGPVAVPDTASRGPGTRCAVTPESSTEAVRRLVAEGEGPVAVLDFASARNPGGGYLRGAQAQEEALCRASALYPCLLRAPEYYAHHREVRDPFYSDRVIHSPGVPVFRADSGALLARPFTAGFLASPAPNAGVIARTMPERVPEVGPALAVRAERVLEVAAAHGYRRLVLGAWGCGVFRNDPAVVAGAFAALLGPGGRFAPVVDEAVFAVLDRRADSPTRAAFSALFAPGAPGSPATP; this is encoded by the coding sequence ATGAGCGCACGACTGCGGAGCATCGCCCGGGAGAACGAGCGGATCGTGGCCGAGGGCGGCTACACCGGGCCGGACGGCCGCCGGGTGGACCTGGCCGGCCCGGTGGCCCGGGCCGCCGACGGCACCGCCGTGTACGGCCCCGGGCCGGTCGCGGTGCCGGACACGGCCTCCCGCGGCCCGGGCACGCGGTGCGCCGTCACCCCCGAGAGCAGCACCGAGGCGGTGCGCCGGCTGGTCGCCGAGGGCGAAGGCCCGGTCGCGGTGCTCGACTTCGCCTCCGCCCGCAACCCCGGCGGCGGGTACCTGCGCGGCGCCCAGGCGCAGGAGGAGGCGCTGTGCCGTGCCTCCGCGCTGTACCCCTGCCTGCTGCGCGCCCCGGAGTACTACGCCCACCACCGCGAGGTCCGCGACCCGTTCTACAGCGACCGCGTCATCCACTCCCCCGGCGTGCCGGTCTTCCGCGCGGACTCCGGCGCCCTGCTGGCCCGGCCGTTCACCGCGGGTTTCCTCGCCTCCCCGGCGCCGAACGCGGGTGTGATCGCGCGTACGATGCCCGAGCGGGTACCGGAGGTCGGTCCGGCGCTGGCGGTGCGCGCCGAACGCGTACTGGAGGTGGCGGCCGCGCACGGCTACCGGCGGCTGGTGCTCGGCGCGTGGGGCTGCGGGGTGTTCCGCAACGATCCGGCCGTGGTCGCGGGCGCCTTCGCGGCGCTGCTCGGCCCGGGCGGGCGGTTCGCGCCCGTGGTGGACGAGGCGGTCTTCGCGGTGCTGGACCGGCGCGCGGACTCCCCGACCCGGGCGGCGTTCTCGGCGCTGTTCGCCCCCGGCGCCCCCGGCTCCCCGGCCACGCCGTGA
- a CDS encoding urease accessory protein UreF: MATDRGTDGPGTRAALLLLADGRFPAGGHAHSGGVEAAVAEGRVTDASTLAEFCRGRLHTTGPVAAALAAAATAGADPLGLDAAADARTPSAALRAVSRRLGRQLLRAARAVWPAPALDDLAVLRPRGAHQPVVLGVAAAAAGLAPRDAAYAGAYDCVSTPAFAAVRLLGLDPFHAVAVLGRLAGEVDTVACAADAVARRALDEGLDVLPAASAPLLDLGAEAHAVWPTRLFAS, encoded by the coding sequence ATGGCGACGGACCGTGGCACCGACGGACCCGGCACGCGTGCCGCGTTGCTGCTGCTCGCCGACGGCCGTTTCCCGGCCGGCGGCCACGCCCACTCGGGCGGCGTGGAGGCCGCCGTGGCCGAGGGGAGGGTGACGGACGCGAGCACGCTCGCGGAGTTCTGCCGGGGCCGGCTGCACACCACAGGACCGGTCGCCGCCGCACTGGCCGCGGCGGCGACCGCCGGGGCCGATCCGCTCGGCCTCGACGCGGCGGCCGACGCGCGCACACCGTCGGCGGCGCTGCGCGCGGTCTCCCGGCGGCTGGGCCGCCAACTCCTGCGCGCCGCGCGGGCCGTGTGGCCGGCGCCCGCGCTGGACGACCTGGCCGTGCTCCGTCCGCGCGGCGCCCACCAGCCGGTCGTGCTCGGCGTGGCGGCGGCCGCGGCGGGGCTGGCGCCACGGGACGCGGCGTACGCGGGCGCGTACGACTGCGTGAGCACGCCGGCGTTCGCCGCGGTGCGGTTGCTCGGCCTCGACCCGTTCCACGCGGTCGCGGTCCTGGGACGGCTCGCCGGCGAGGTGGACACGGTGGCGTGCGCCGCCGACGCCGTGGCGCGCCGGGCCCTGGACGAGGGGCTCGACGTCCTGCCCGCCGCGTCCGCGCCGCTGCTCGACCTCGGCGCGGAGGCGCACGCCGTCTGGCCCACCCGGTTGTTCGCGTCATGA
- a CDS encoding YbaK/EbsC family protein, whose amino-acid sequence MSEQHTQEQGAPGQDTAGGSHGTYDRLVALLDEQGARYRVLDHEPEGATEVVSALRGNALAQAAKCIVVMVKVGKKVTRYVLAVVPGDRRVDLGAVKALLSGTYVSFASRDIAERLAGSVSGTVLPFAFDEKLELVVDPGLLDHDEIFFNAARLDRSLALSTKDYVRIAAPRQEPIAAAPEATA is encoded by the coding sequence ATGAGCGAACAGCACACGCAGGAGCAGGGCGCACCCGGGCAGGACACGGCCGGCGGGAGCCACGGGACGTACGACCGGCTGGTCGCGCTGCTGGACGAGCAGGGCGCGCGGTACCGGGTCCTGGACCACGAACCGGAGGGCGCCACCGAGGTGGTGAGCGCGCTGCGCGGCAACGCCCTGGCCCAGGCGGCGAAGTGCATCGTCGTGATGGTCAAGGTGGGCAAGAAGGTGACGCGTTACGTCCTGGCCGTGGTGCCGGGCGACCGCCGGGTGGACCTGGGCGCGGTGAAGGCGCTGCTGTCGGGGACGTACGTGTCCTTCGCGTCGCGGGACATCGCCGAGCGGCTGGCCGGCAGCGTGAGCGGCACGGTACTGCCGTTCGCCTTCGACGAGAAGCTCGAACTGGTCGTCGATCCGGGCCTGCTGGACCACGACGAGATCTTCTTCAACGCCGCCCGGCTCGACCGGTCGCTGGCGCTGAGCACGAAGGACTACGTCCGGATCGCCGCGCCGCGCCAGGAGCCGATCGCGGCGGCGCCCGAGGCCACGGCCTGA
- a CDS encoding MFS transporter, which yields MTSPVEAAEPDRAPARSDAPPPLPLTSPSSPPSSPSSSPSPSATRAGGRLRWLGLAAVLAVEVMDLLDTTIVGIASPSIRADFGGSSTQIQWITAAYTLSFAVLMITGARLGDIVGRHRMFLLGVAGFGACSALCACAVSPGMLIGTRAAQGAFAAMVLPQGIGLIREVFPAAEAGRAFALFGPVMGVSAVGGPVLGGYLTDADLLGTGWRAVFLINVPLAVAAFLVGLRALPASRAPRRTQLDLPGVVLVSAAVLLLVYPLVEGRDLGWPLWSYAMMAAALPVLLLFARRQRALRRRGRSPLVEPSLFRHRGFDGSLAVGVVFFGAMSGLILILTLFLQYGLGDSPLRAGATTIPMALGTAVGATLSGVWLGARFGRLTVQGGLVLTAAGVGALALTVHGTGGTPTGWQLSPALLAAGIGLGMVMAPFFDIALAGVSDDETGSASGVLNAVQQLGGSIGVAVLGTVFFSRAAHGTSPARATAAAAQTALWIAAAALAVSTAAAFLMPRRAHH from the coding sequence ATGACCAGTCCCGTGGAAGCCGCAGAGCCCGACCGCGCACCGGCCCGCAGCGACGCCCCGCCGCCGTTGCCCCTGACCTCGCCCTCGTCCCCGCCTTCGTCCCCGTCTTCGTCACCGTCGCCGTCGGCCACCCGGGCGGGCGGCAGGCTGCGCTGGCTCGGCCTCGCCGCCGTGCTCGCCGTCGAGGTGATGGACCTGCTCGACACCACGATCGTGGGCATCGCCTCCCCCTCGATCCGCGCCGACTTCGGCGGCAGCTCGACCCAGATCCAGTGGATCACCGCCGCCTACACGCTCTCGTTCGCGGTGCTGATGATCACCGGCGCGCGGCTCGGCGACATCGTCGGCCGCCACCGGATGTTCCTGCTGGGCGTGGCGGGCTTCGGTGCGTGCTCGGCGCTGTGCGCGTGCGCGGTCTCGCCCGGGATGCTGATCGGCACGCGCGCGGCGCAGGGCGCGTTCGCCGCGATGGTGCTGCCGCAGGGGATCGGCCTGATCCGGGAGGTCTTCCCGGCCGCCGAGGCGGGCCGCGCGTTCGCGTTGTTCGGACCGGTGATGGGCGTCTCCGCGGTCGGCGGCCCGGTGCTGGGCGGCTACCTCACCGACGCCGATCTCCTGGGCACCGGCTGGCGCGCGGTCTTCCTGATCAACGTGCCGCTCGCCGTGGCCGCCTTCCTCGTCGGGCTGCGCGCATTGCCCGCGAGCCGCGCCCCGCGCCGGACCCAGCTCGACCTGCCCGGGGTCGTCCTGGTCAGCGCCGCCGTCCTGCTGCTGGTCTACCCCCTGGTGGAGGGCCGCGACCTGGGCTGGCCGCTGTGGTCCTACGCGATGATGGCCGCCGCGCTCCCGGTGCTGCTCCTGTTCGCCCGGCGGCAGCGCGCGCTGCGTCGCCGCGGCCGTTCCCCGCTGGTCGAGCCGAGCCTGTTCCGGCACCGGGGCTTCGACGGCTCGCTCGCGGTCGGCGTCGTCTTCTTCGGCGCGATGTCGGGGCTGATCCTGATCCTGACGCTGTTCCTCCAGTACGGCCTCGGGGACAGCCCGTTGCGGGCCGGCGCCACCACGATCCCGATGGCGCTCGGCACCGCGGTGGGGGCGACGCTCTCCGGGGTGTGGCTCGGCGCGCGGTTCGGGCGCCTGACCGTGCAGGGCGGCCTGGTGCTCACCGCCGCGGGAGTCGGCGCGCTGGCCCTGACCGTCCACGGGACCGGCGGCACCCCGACCGGCTGGCAGCTCTCCCCCGCGCTCCTGGCCGCCGGGATCGGGCTGGGCATGGTGATGGCCCCCTTCTTCGACATCGCGCTGGCCGGCGTCTCCGACGACGAGACCGGCTCCGCGTCCGGCGTGCTCAACGCCGTGCAGCAGCTCGGCGGTTCGATCGGGGTGGCCGTCCTCGGCACCGTCTTCTTCTCCCGCGCGGCCCACGGCACCTCCCCCGCCCGGGCGACGGCCGCCGCCGCGCAGACCGCCCTCTGGATCGCGGCGGCCGCCCTGGCCGTCAGCACGGCCGCCGCGTTCCTGATGCCGCGTCGCGCCCATCACTGA
- a CDS encoding TetR/AcrR family transcriptional regulator — protein sequence MTDIPVPPWPGTRKAAPRRALSQDALVAAALRVIETEGMEALSMRRVAQDLGTGPASLYAHVSGREELVRLVLDQVIGELDLPEPDPAQWQRQLKDVMREGRRILARHGDLARLFAEIGVPLGPNYVRATECLLAILRGAGLSDRDCAYGADMLALYISGYTAEQATRAGAAAAAGRSGEDLTHAAARAYYASLPVERFPTVHDMIDELVRDVADERFEFGLDLLVAGLAARIPAAR from the coding sequence GTGACCGACATCCCCGTCCCGCCGTGGCCCGGCACGCGCAAGGCCGCTCCCCGCCGCGCCCTCAGCCAGGACGCGCTGGTCGCCGCCGCCCTGCGGGTCATCGAGACCGAGGGCATGGAGGCCCTGAGCATGCGCCGGGTCGCCCAGGACCTCGGCACCGGTCCCGCCTCGCTCTACGCCCACGTCTCCGGCCGCGAGGAACTGGTCCGGCTCGTCCTCGACCAGGTGATCGGGGAACTGGACCTCCCCGAGCCCGACCCGGCGCAGTGGCAGCGGCAGTTGAAGGACGTGATGCGGGAAGGGCGGCGGATCCTCGCCCGGCACGGCGACCTGGCGCGGCTGTTCGCCGAGATCGGCGTGCCGCTCGGGCCGAACTACGTCCGTGCCACCGAATGCCTGCTGGCGATCCTGCGCGGCGCCGGGCTGTCGGATCGGGACTGCGCCTACGGCGCCGACATGCTGGCGCTCTACATCTCGGGCTACACGGCGGAGCAGGCGACCCGGGCCGGCGCGGCAGCGGCGGCGGGGCGGTCCGGCGAGGACCTGACCCACGCGGCCGCCCGCGCCTACTACGCCTCCCTGCCCGTCGAACGGTTCCCGACCGTGCACGACATGATCGACGAACTCGTCCGCGACGTCGCGGACGAGCGCTTCGAGTTCGGCCTCGACCTCCTGGTCGCCGGTCTCGCCGCCCGGATTCCCGCCGCCCGCTGA
- a CDS encoding NAD-dependent epimerase/dehydratase family protein encodes MTGTAFVLGASGQIGRRAVHALASDGWEVVAASRGGGSDAGWPPGVRTLRVDRADTAALAGALGDGVDVLLDCVAYDAGHARQLLSLADRIGSAVVVSSAAVYRDAEGRSFDTQEEPDGAPRFPVPLPETWATVDPGPATYGTRKVELEQTLLAAADRLPCTLLRAGAIHGPHSPLPRELYFVKRALDGRTVRVLPYGGRSRFHPVHVSNIAELVRLAARRPGARALNAGDPAVPTAAEIGDAIDAVLGRTSGTVLVDGPPPAPTVGAHPWALPYPMVLDMAAAESELGYRAVTTYEDSLPETVAWLARGLAEGKDWKEEFPRVAQMSAAADDWFDYAAEDAWLDTRG; translated from the coding sequence ATGACTGGTACCGCGTTCGTCCTCGGGGCTTCAGGGCAGATCGGCAGGCGAGCGGTGCACGCGCTCGCCTCTGACGGGTGGGAGGTGGTCGCGGCGTCGCGGGGCGGCGGCTCCGACGCCGGCTGGCCGCCCGGGGTGCGTACGCTCCGCGTCGACCGCGCGGACACCGCCGCGCTCGCCGGCGCCCTGGGCGACGGGGTCGACGTCCTGCTCGACTGCGTCGCCTACGACGCCGGCCACGCACGGCAGTTGCTCTCCCTCGCCGACCGGATCGGCTCGGCGGTGGTGGTCTCCAGCGCCGCGGTGTACCGGGACGCCGAGGGCCGCAGCTTCGACACGCAGGAGGAGCCGGACGGCGCGCCGCGCTTCCCGGTGCCGCTGCCCGAGACGTGGGCGACGGTCGACCCCGGGCCGGCGACGTACGGCACCCGCAAGGTCGAGCTGGAGCAGACGCTCCTCGCGGCGGCCGACCGGCTGCCCTGCACGCTGCTGCGGGCCGGGGCGATCCACGGGCCCCACAGCCCGCTGCCGCGCGAACTGTACTTCGTCAAGCGGGCGTTGGACGGCCGCACGGTGCGAGTGCTGCCCTACGGCGGCCGCAGCCGGTTCCACCCGGTGCACGTGTCGAACATCGCCGAACTGGTCCGGCTGGCCGCGCGCCGGCCGGGCGCACGGGCGCTGAACGCGGGCGACCCCGCGGTGCCGACCGCCGCGGAGATCGGCGACGCGATCGACGCGGTGCTGGGGCGTACCAGCGGCACGGTGCTCGTGGACGGGCCGCCGCCGGCGCCGACGGTGGGCGCCCACCCGTGGGCGCTGCCGTACCCGATGGTGCTGGACATGGCGGCGGCCGAGAGCGAGTTGGGCTACCGCGCCGTCACCACCTACGAGGACTCGCTGCCGGAGACGGTGGCCTGGCTGGCGCGGGGGCTGGCGGAGGGCAAGGACTGGAAGGAGGAGTTCCCGCGGGTGGCGCAGATGTCGGCGGCGGCCGACGACTGGTTCGACTACGCGGCCGAGGACGCCTGGCTCGACACGCGGGGTTGA
- the ureG gene encoding urease accessory protein UreG, protein MHLDHPEVFPERYTASAEKGERALRVGFGGPVGSGKTATVAALCRALRDTVSIGVVTNDIYTREDADFLLREAVLPPERIVAVETGACPHTAIRDDISANLEAVEELEETVGPLDLVLVESGGDNLTATFSRGLVDAQVFVIDVAGGDDIPRKGGPGVTTADLLVVNKTDLAPYVGVDLRRMAVDAEAQRGPLPVVFTAVRQPGGVDPIAGWVGERLAEWSAVRT, encoded by the coding sequence ATGCACCTGGACCATCCTGAGGTGTTTCCCGAGCGGTACACGGCGTCCGCGGAGAAGGGCGAGCGGGCGCTGCGCGTGGGGTTCGGCGGCCCGGTGGGGTCGGGGAAGACCGCGACCGTCGCCGCGCTGTGCCGGGCGCTGCGCGACACCGTGTCGATCGGCGTGGTGACCAACGACATCTACACCCGCGAGGACGCCGACTTCCTGCTGCGGGAGGCCGTCCTGCCGCCCGAGCGCATCGTGGCCGTGGAGACCGGGGCATGCCCGCACACCGCCATCAGGGACGACATCTCCGCGAACCTGGAGGCGGTCGAGGAACTGGAGGAGACGGTCGGCCCGCTGGACCTGGTGCTGGTCGAGTCCGGCGGCGACAACCTGACCGCGACGTTCTCGCGCGGCCTGGTGGACGCGCAGGTGTTCGTGATCGACGTGGCGGGCGGTGACGACATCCCCAGGAAGGGCGGTCCGGGAGTGACGACGGCCGACCTGCTGGTGGTGAACAAGACCGACCTGGCCCCGTACGTCGGTGTGGACCTGCGGCGGATGGCCGTCGACGCCGAGGCCCAACGCGGCCCGCTGCCGGTGGTGTTCACCGCGGTGCGGCAGCCCGGCGGGGTGGACCCGATCGCCGGGTGGGTCGGCGAGCGCCTCGCGGAGTGGTCGGCGGTCCGTACGTGA
- a CDS encoding urease accessory protein UreD, whose product MRAEPDGRGGTALPLLAGDGPLALRRTGPTGGPGARVTVVGAMTAPLGGDRLRIEAEAAPGARLTVGASAATVSLPGRGGEQARYDVRLTVGADAELQWLPEPLIAARGSDLRASTRVDLAPDARLVLREEQILGRHGEPSGRLSARLTVTLAGQPLLDQELAFGPGAAPGWDGPAVLGGHRAVGQLLLVAPDLGECSAELADLPAGHGRAALTPLAGPAVLVTALAPDGRHLRNLLDGYLRRLQPG is encoded by the coding sequence ATGCGGGCCGAGCCGGACGGCCGCGGCGGCACCGCGCTGCCCCTGCTGGCGGGGGACGGACCGCTGGCCCTGCGCAGGACCGGTCCGACCGGCGGCCCGGGCGCCCGCGTGACCGTGGTCGGGGCGATGACGGCTCCGCTCGGCGGCGACCGGCTGCGGATCGAGGCCGAGGCGGCGCCCGGCGCGCGGCTGACCGTCGGCGCGTCGGCGGCCACGGTGTCGCTGCCCGGCCGAGGCGGCGAACAGGCGCGCTACGACGTACGGCTCACGGTCGGGGCGGACGCCGAACTGCAATGGCTGCCCGAACCGTTGATCGCCGCCCGGGGCAGCGACCTGCGGGCCTCCACCCGGGTCGACCTCGCCCCGGACGCACGCCTGGTGCTGCGCGAGGAGCAGATTCTCGGCCGCCACGGCGAGCCGAGCGGGCGGCTGTCCGCACGGCTGACCGTGACACTCGCGGGCCAGCCGCTGCTCGACCAGGAACTCGCCTTCGGGCCGGGCGCCGCACCCGGCTGGGACGGTCCCGCCGTGCTCGGCGGCCACCGCGCTGTCGGCCAACTGCTGCTGGTCGCACCGGACCTGGGCGAGTGCTCGGCCGAACTCGCCGACCTGCCCGCCGGGCACGGCCGCGCCGCCCTCACCCCGCTGGCCGGCCCCGCGGTGCTCGTCACCGCGCTCGCCCCGGACGGCCGGCACCTGCGCAACCTGCTCGACGGCTACCTGCGACGCCTCCAGCCCGGCTGA
- a CDS encoding DUF1707 SHOCT-like domain-containing protein, with the protein MSERSSRKPDDTAGDAHLRVSDDERDHAAALLGDALAAGRIDVGEHSERLEAVYSARTRGELAPVTADLPSVSPGESLASPGDSAPIEALFAKVRRSGQWPVPPHTTARARFGAIVIDLRQAMFTRREVVIDASSLFGKVEILVPDNANVYDAGSALFGKRSQVGRREGGETDGPVVRITGRSVFGHVRVTRGSKWAWWVGHHMGGHMEERMEHLSRHMEARMEFMGRHMDRRMGRGTGFGAGPGRGRGTRHDSGRDDSGRDA; encoded by the coding sequence GTGTCCGAACGGTCGTCACGGAAGCCGGACGATACGGCCGGCGACGCGCACCTGCGGGTCTCGGACGACGAGCGGGACCACGCCGCGGCGCTCCTCGGCGACGCGCTGGCCGCGGGGCGGATCGACGTTGGCGAGCACTCCGAGCGGCTGGAGGCGGTCTACTCCGCCCGTACCCGCGGTGAACTCGCCCCGGTCACCGCCGACCTGCCCTCGGTGAGCCCCGGTGAGTCCCTGGCCTCGCCCGGCGACAGCGCGCCCATCGAGGCGCTCTTCGCGAAGGTGCGGCGCTCGGGCCAGTGGCCGGTGCCCCCGCACACCACCGCGCGCGCCCGCTTCGGCGCGATCGTCATCGACCTGCGGCAGGCGATGTTCACCCGCCGCGAGGTGGTCATCGACGCGAGTTCCCTCTTCGGCAAGGTCGAGATCCTGGTCCCGGACAACGCGAACGTCTACGACGCCGGGTCCGCGCTGTTCGGGAAGCGGTCCCAGGTCGGGCGCCGCGAGGGCGGGGAGACCGACGGTCCGGTGGTGCGGATCACCGGGCGCTCGGTCTTCGGCCACGTGCGGGTGACGCGCGGGTCGAAGTGGGCCTGGTGGGTCGGCCACCACATGGGCGGGCATATGGAGGAGCGGATGGAGCACCTGAGCCGCCACATGGAGGCCCGGATGGAGTTCATGGGGCGGCACATGGACCGGCGCATGGGCCGTGGCACGGGCTTCGGGGCGGGACCCGGCCGGGGCCGCGGAACCCGGCACGACTCCGGCCGCGACGACTCGGGCCGCGACGCCTGA
- a CDS encoding urease subunit gamma has translation MRLTPHEQERLLIHVAADVAERRRARGVRLNHPEAVALITAHILEGARDGRGVAELMESGRTVLARADVMDGIPEMISEVQVEATFPDGTKLVTVHQPIV, from the coding sequence GTGCGGTTGACCCCCCATGAGCAGGAGCGGCTGCTGATCCACGTGGCCGCGGACGTGGCCGAGCGGCGGCGCGCCCGCGGGGTGCGGCTGAACCATCCCGAGGCGGTGGCGCTGATCACCGCGCACATCCTGGAGGGGGCCCGCGACGGGCGCGGGGTGGCCGAGCTGATGGAGTCCGGCCGGACCGTGCTGGCCCGGGCGGACGTCATGGACGGCATCCCCGAGATGATCTCCGAGGTGCAGGTCGAGGCCACCTTCCCCGACGGCACCAAGCTCGTCACCGTCCACCAGCCGATCGTCTGA
- a CDS encoding type II toxin-antitoxin system Phd/YefM family antitoxin, with protein MTHDVPVTQARAQLAELINRVVYGGEQVVLTRHGKPLVGLVSAADLQRLRELDEQAEDRVISTVSTVRGSASATGERRRFGIAAEHRGPQPG; from the coding sequence ATGACCCATGACGTCCCGGTGACACAAGCGCGTGCGCAGCTCGCCGAACTGATCAACCGCGTGGTCTACGGCGGCGAGCAGGTGGTGCTGACCCGGCACGGCAAGCCGCTGGTGGGCCTGGTGTCCGCCGCTGACCTGCAAAGACTGCGGGAGCTCGACGAGCAGGCCGAGGACCGGGTGATCAGCACGGTCTCCACGGTGCGCGGCTCCGCGTCCGCCACGGGCGAACGCCGGCGGTTCGGCATCGCCGCCGAGCACCGCGGGCCGCAGCCGGGGTGA